One segment of Solanum lycopersicum chromosome 1, SLM_r2.1 DNA contains the following:
- the LOC101245502 gene encoding dicarboxylate transporter 2.1, chloroplastic-like, which produces MERLALHSPSSATSAAAAATTSFSRLSYHHLRSRSFAIPTAALRQVSSLRSSNSGSRFNLTGPRFNLFHPKPFLFNPLSKPTSRNPPSPKPITASSSPESDKVVIVDVKPKTQGAKLIPLIISVSIGLIVRFLVPRPPEVSPQAWQLLSIFLSTIAGLVLSPLPVGAWAFLGLTTSVLTKTLTFSSAFSAFTNEVIWLIVISFFFARGFVKTGLGDRIATYFVKWLGKSTLGLSYGLALSEALIAPAMPSTTARAGGVFLPIIKSLSLSAGSKPGDPSSRKLGSYLIQSQFQCAGNSSALFLTAAAQNLLCLKLAEELGVVIANPWVSWFKAASLPAFISLLATPFILYKLYPPETKDTPEAPAMAAKKLQLMGPVTKNEWVMIGTMLLAVSLWVFGDALGIASVVAAMLGLSILLLLGVLDWDDCLSEKSAWDTLAWFAVLVGMASQLTNLGIVGWMSSCVAKSLQALSLSWPAAFGVLQASYFCIHYLFASQTGHVGALYSAFLAMHLASGVPGVLAALALAYNTNLFGALTHYSSGQAAVYFGAGYVDLPDVFKMGFVMAIVNAIIWGVVGTFWWKFLGLY; this is translated from the exons atggagagatTGGCACTTCACTCTCCATCTTCAGCCACCTCTGCCGCCGCAGCCGCCACCACATCTTTCTCTCGTCTCTCCTATCACCATCTGCGATCACGTTCCTTCGCCATTCCTACCGCTGCTCTCCGTCAAGTTTCCTCCCTTCGATCATCTAATTCCGGTTCAAGATTCAATCTTACTGGTCCAAGATTCAATCTTTTTCATCCCAAACCTTTCCTTTTTAATCCCCTTTCAAAACCCACTTCAAGAAATCCACCGTCTCCTAAACCCATCACTGCTTCTTCATCCCCTGAATCAGATAAGGTGGTAATTGTAGATGTAAAGCCCAAAACCCAGGGTGCGAAGCTCATTCCTTTGATTATTTCTGTTTCAATTGGTCTTATAGTCCGATTCTTGGTTCCAAGACCACCTGAAGTTTCTCCTCAAGCATGGCAATTGCTCTCCATTTTCCTCTCAACAATCGCTGGTTTGGTCCTCAGCCCATTGCCAGTAGGTGCATGGGCTTTTCTTGGACTTACAACCTCAGTTTTGACCAAGACTCTAACCTTTTCAAGCGCCTTTAGTGCCTTCACGAATGAAGTCATCtggttaattgtgatttctttctttttcgcCCGTGGATTTGTCAAGACTGGCTTAGGAGATCGAATTGCCACGTACTTTGTTAAGTGGTTGGGGAAGAGTACTCTTGGTTTGTCATATGGATTGGCCCTGAGTGAGGCTTTGATAGCACCTGCAATGCCCAGCACTACTGCAAGAGCTGGTGGAGTATTTTTGCCTATTATTAAGTCTCTCTCACTTTCAGCTGGAAGTAAGCCTGGTGATCCCTCCTCCAGAAAGCTAGGCTCTTACTTGATCCAATCTCAATTTCAG TGTGCAGGTAATTCTAGTGCTCTTTTCCTAACGGCTGCAGCTCAAAATCTACTCTGCCTCAAACTAGCTGAGGAACTTGGGGTAGTAATTGCAAACCCATGGGTGTCTTGGTTCAAGGCTGCTAGTTTGCCTGCATTTATTTCTCTTTTGGCTACTCCTTTCATCTTGTACAAGCTTTATCCTCCTGAAACCAAAGATACACCAGAAGCCCCCGCTATGGCAGCTAAAAAACTGCAACTTATGGGTCCTGTTACAAAAAATGAATGGGTGATGATTGGCACAATGCTTCTTGCAGTGTCTCTGTGGGTTTTCGG TGATGCTCTTGGTATTGCGAGTGTTGTTGCTGCAATGCTCGGCTTATCAATCCTCTTGCTGTTGGGAGTGCTTGACTGGGATGACTGTTTAAGTGAAAAATCAGCATGGGATACTTTGGCTTGGTTTGCAGTCCTAGTTGGCATGGCTAGCCAGTTGACAAACCTTGGCATTGTTGGTTGGATGTCTAGTTGTGTAGCAAAATCCCTACAGGCTTTATCGTTGAGCTGGCCAGCTGCATTTGGTGTTCTTCAAGCATCATACTTCTGTATCCACTACTTATTTGCAAGTCAAACAGGCCATGTGGGAGCGTTATACTCTGCATTCCTTGCTATGCATTTGGCATCTGGAGTGCCTGGTGTATTGGCAGCCCTGGCTTTAGCTTACAACACTAATCTATTTGGTGCTTTGACACATTATAGCAGTGGTCAAGCTGCTGTCTATTTTGGAG CTGGTTATGTAGATCTCCCGGATGTCTTCAAAATGGGATTTGTAATGGCAATCGTCAATGCTATTATATGGGGAGTCGTTGGAACATTTTGGTGGAAATTCTTGGGTCTATACTGA
- the AT1 gene encoding AT1 protein produces MACRLDIEIQSRKLLKPSASTPDNLRRLKLSLFDQLALRTYIPVLFNYLPSSSSTSYDDELEKSLAETLTKFYPFAGRFAKDIDPFSIDCNDEGVEYVQTKVNADDLAQFLRGQAHNDSESSLIDLLPIKDVEPSSPSSPLFGVQVNVFNNGGVTIGIQISHIVADAFTMATFVNEWAHTCLTGRTVSNNPGFGQLSLLFPAKVLQFPSPSPDLNTNTTTTGPNYKIVTRRFVFDALAIENLRKTIKDNDMMMKQPSRVVVIMSLMWKVLTHISSAKNNGNSRDSSLGFPINMRGKLSCTAPSLEHALGNYGMMGIADRKARRKDDELNDFVKLVGNTIWNTCEAIGKAESVDDISSLAFNNHIKGVEKLLQEDKMDVYGTTSWCKLPWYEADFGWGKPFWVSPVGLNLIEGAILMDTKDGNGVQLTICLKEKNMTEFEKHLHIFSSTPILG; encoded by the coding sequence ATGGCTTGCAGGTTAGATATCGAAATTCAATCAAGGAAATTGTTGAAACCCTCAGCTTCTACTCCGGATAATCTACGGAGGCTGAAGCTTTCCTTGTTCGATCAGCTGGCTCTTCGTACATATATACCGGTTCTCTTCAACTACTTGCCGAGCAGCAGTTCAACATCATATGATGATGAGCTTGAAAAATCATTGGCCGAGACGCTAACCAAGTTTTACCCTTTTGCTGGAAGATTTGCAAAAGATATTGATCCATTCTCCATTGACTGCAATGATGAAGGTGTTGAATATGTTCAAACCAAAGTCAATGCAGACGATCTCGCCCAATTTCTCCGTGGTCAAGCCCATAATGATAGTGAGTCGTCTTTGATTGATCTTCTTCCAATAAAAGATGTCGAGCCATCATCGCCATCGAGTCCGTTATTTGGTGTCCAAGTGAATGTATTTAATAACGGAGGAGTAACCATTGGGATACAAATTTCACATATCGTAGCTGATGCTTTCACTATGGCAACATTTGTAAATGAATGGGCGCACACTTGCCTTACAGGCCGGACCGTCAGTAATAATCCCGGTTTTGGTCAATTGTCATTGCTCTTCCCAGCAAAAGTGCTACAGTTTCCATCTCCATCACCTGATCTCAACACTAACACTACTACAACTGGCCCTAATTATAAGATTGTCACAAGGAGGTTTGTCTTTGATGCTTTGGCAATAGAAAACCTCAGAAAAACAATCAAAGACaatgatatgatgatgaagCAACCTTCTAGAGTGGTGGTCATTATGTCTCTAATGTGGAAGGTTCTTACACACATTTCTTCCGCCAAAAATAATGGAAATTCAAGGGACTCGTCTTTAGGATTTCCTATTAATATGAGGGGAAAACTGTCATGTACTGCACCCTCTTTAGAACATGCTCTAGGGAACTATGGAATGATGGGAATTGCTGATAGGAAGGCAAGAAGAAAGGATGATGAGTTGAATGATTTTGTAAAGTTGGTAGGAAATACCATATGGAACACATGTGAAGCCATTGGTAAGGCGGAAAGCGTTGATGATATTTCCTCTCTAGCATTTAACAATCACATAAAAGGTGTAGAAAAACTTCTCCAAGAAGACAAGATGGACGTTTATGGCACCACTAGCTGGTGCAAATTACCTTGGTATGAAGCTGACTTTGGTTGGGGAAAACCATTTTGGGTCAGCCCCGTTGGCCTCAATCTTATTGAAGGAGCTATTCTGATGGACACAAAAGATGGTAATGGAGTACAACTAACAATTTGTTTAAAGGAGAAAAACATGACTGAATTCGAGAAACACCTTCACATATTTTCCTCCACTCCCATACTTGGATAA